In the Zingiber officinale cultivar Zhangliang unplaced genomic scaffold, Zo_v1.1 ctg132, whole genome shotgun sequence genome, CGTTACAGGCAAGATGTACGGATGACGCAAACAGCATTCGGGAAAATTATAGATCTATTTATTGTGCGGTATTTGATAATTATAGATAGTatattacttttttttaaaaacactGAGAAAATCTACCATCATACTCAATCTATACGGTAGATTGAATATCTTCAACCGATGTTCCGCTGTGCGACGACGTCAGGCAAGGAAGTACGGATGACGCAAACAAGCATCCGGACCCTGTCTGCTGCTCTGCCACGTGGCCTATATTATTGGCGGCATTTATTTTTTACGGCCCCTCCTCCCTCCCTTAATTGCTTCTCTTTCCCTCCCAAAAACACCCATCGATCCGGACACCTGTCTTTTTCCCCATTTTTTAACCTAAATTTAACCACCACATATAATGCAATAATCTAATCTAAATAATACAATTTAGTAGATCCAAAATGGCAAAAATCTTGCTCAGATTCCCTCGCCGCACCTGTCCTTTCCGCCGCCGCGGGTAAGGATGGAAGGGGGAGAGGAGAGAAACATGGAGGGGCGGAACagcagcaggaagaagaagagcgACTCCGCCGAAGAGGTCGCAGGCGACaagtcgaagaagaagaagaagaagcaacagCAGCAGCAGCCGATCAAGGTGGTGTACATCTCGAACCCCATGAAGGTGAAGGCCACCGTCGACGAGTTCCGCTCCGTCGTCCAGGGGCTCACCGGCCGGGACTCCGACCTCGAGTCGTCCCTCTCCAAATACGGCGACGACGGGCCCCCTGAACTGCCGGAAGCGGTGGCGTGCGACGGCTCCGCCGGCGCGGATCTGAGCGGGGAAGCATCTGCGAAGCAAGTGGGGGAGTACGACCActtcgacgacgacgacgaggagTTGCCGGAGTTCTTGCCCTCTCCGCCGGCTTACTTTGAGCTACAAGGTCATATTCACTTCCGTCATTGATTCCTTGATTCGATCTAGCTCAAAATATCGCATCCACGTTTCTGAATatggtattttatttatgttcgAGAAGTACCTAATTAATCGATCATGTTGGTTGAATATTTTTAATCTGAATTAATAGGTAAACTAAATCTAATTTTGGGAGCTATATATCCCCTCGTTTCAAATCATATACACAGTCAACGTTCTTCGAATCGATCACATTTTTTCATGAAATCATGAAAAGATCTGCTTCCAAATGAGGATCTAGGATATACATAAACTACTTAATTACAGTTACACATGCAccataaaaatatatacatatatattcatGCTTTTGCCAAGCATGATCATAAACTCTCATACATAATCTGTACATGTATCGATTAAAACTTGAGAAAATAGATATATAGCTAGTATCACAATGGGGCAGTAGGGATGGCAATTTCACCCGAATCCGATGGATAATCCGACACTCGACCCGAATGAAGGAGGATATGGAGGACATTTTTATACCCGATTATAGTAAATGAGTATTCGGGTATGGGTATTTCGGGTATGAGTATGGAGGCGGATGTGGTAAAATCCTACCCATACCCTACCCGATacccgatatatatatatatataatctcatTTTTTATTGAGAAATAAAAACTTTAGCCCGCTTTCCATCTTAAAAAAATGACTTACTTTGTCTCTTTTTCCGATCATCAACACgtatcttatcttcttttataCGAAAAATGTTCACCTGATTGAAGGAGCACGAGACGAGGAAGAACTGACAAGTACAttgagataattttttaaaaaaaaatgagaataataGGGAGTAATAGGATGATGGATAGGATATGGATACCCGAAAATCCGACGGGTATGGGGATGGGTATAAAAGTTAAATACCTTATGGGTATAGAGATGGGTATGAGTATAGATATAATAAATAGATATAAATACGGAAAATATAAAATCTTACCCAAATTTTACTCATTGTCATCCCTATGGGGCAGTGGATATTAACTGCTGAATCATAATAAAAGGGAAAAAGTATAGTCAGGTTGCTTGTCGTCCAGGTCTGTCTTGTTGTACTCGGCCAAATTAGTGAGCATGTTCAAAATAGTGTCAGCTTTCTTACAGATGCGCTACAGGAAGGGTCTTCTAATCAACGCATcccttaattttttataattttaattcgtTATCTGTCTTTTCATCATTCTATTCCTGTTTTATTGCTGCTTTACCTAGCTGGATTG is a window encoding:
- the LOC122036071 gene encoding uncharacterized protein LOC122036071 → MEGGEERNMEGRNSSRKKKSDSAEEVAGDKSKKKKKKQQQQQPIKVVYISNPMKVKATVDEFRSVVQGLTGRDSDLESSLSKYGDDGPPELPEAVACDGSAGADLSGEASAKQVGEYDHFDDDDEELPEFLPSPPAYFELQVG